A window of Candidatus Binatia bacterium genomic DNA:
CCAAAGGCCTGCTCGACGAAGCGCAGAAGAATCTCGACGCCGGCGATCACGGCAGCGGAGTGAAAAACGCTAACGCGGCGTTGGACATCTTGAAGAAGAAATAGCGGGCTATTTCTTCAACTCCGATTTCCAGCCGGAGGAGCTGAGCATCCTTCCGGTGATGTTCTTCGATTCCTCGCTGCCGAGAAAGACGAAGACGCCGGTGACCGACTCCGGGCTGCCGCCGCTGTAGCCGGTGAGCTTCGTCGCGACGTATCCCGGCTCCACCGAATTGACCCGGATATTGCGGCCTCTCACTTCCGCCGCGACCGTTTGCGTAAACCCTTCCAGCCCCCACTTCGACGCCGCGTACGCCGCAAAGTTGGCATAGGCGCCGCGGCCGATCGACGACGAGACGTTGATGATCGAGCCGCCTTTTTGCCGCGTCATGATCGGAAGAACCGCCCGCGTCGCGAGAAACGGCCCGCGCAGATTGACGGCGATCGTGTAATCCCACTTTCTGACTTCCAGGTCCGTGACCGGCGCCGGCCGCGTCATGACGCCGGCGTTGTTGATCAGGACGTCGATCCGGCCGAAGCGTTTTTCTACCGCGTCGATCAATTTGCCGACGGACTCCTCCGCGGACACGTCGCACGTGACCGCCAGGCACTCGGCTCCAATGGCTTCGATTTCTTTCGCCGACTGCGCGAGCTCCGGCTCCGTCCGCGCGCAGATCGCGAGCTTCGCGCCCTCGCGCGCGTAGTCGAGCGCCACCGCTTTGCCGATGCCCCGCCCGGCGCCGGTGACGAGCGCGACTTTGTCTTTGAGCTTCATGACGGTCTCCAAACGGCCGTAGAGGTCTTTTGCGCTTAGCGGACCGCGTATTCCTCTTCCTGTGTAAAAAGTTTGGGAGTATGATAGCGGCACGCTCGGGTTAAGTTTACAAGGCTTAAGGTTGAAGAAGAAGAATAGAGGAGTCAAGTGAAACCAAAAAAATACTCTTTTCATAAAAGCGCTTTAAGCGAAAAGGCGCCGATGGTGAAAGAAGCAAGCTCCGGCCGGTATGCCCGTCAAATTGCCCGCAAGCCTTCGGCTCGGATTGGAATCAGCTTGGCGGAGGCTAAAAAACGGCTTAAAAGGCGCGTTAAGAGAAGTGAAAAAGATATCGAATGGGCGCTAGGGATTGTTGGAATCGGAGAAGGCCCGCCGGATCTCTCTGAGAACATGCGCGCCTATTTACGGCCTGAGAAATGAGTGAGCCGGTGTTCGTGGATGCCTCGGGCTGGGTGGCGATTACCAACACGACTGTTCGAGTCTCGTGATTATGGAAGGAACCGGCTGCAAACAGGCTTTTGCATTCGATCGGCACTTCGTTGAGGGCAGCCGGCAGTATGGCTTCTCGCTTGTGAGAGAATGACTCACGGTTGATGGGTGTCCTCCTTTACCCGCAGGCTAATAACCGATCCCGTCGTATATGAGTAAAGCAGGAGACTGCGGCCACAAAATAAGGCCGTCGCCGACGAGCGGCAGACGGGGAAGTGTTTTGTGACGCCGAATAGACTCAGACGCGTTGTTATTGGCCTCGCCATCTTTTTTGCCTACACGAGCGCAGTTCATTTCCCTTTCCAGATTCATTCGCACGCGGCGGAAAATCGGCCGCTGTGGAAAGTCCGAGCGAAAAACAACGTCGTATATCTTTTGGGATCGATCCATTATTTGAAACGGCAGAACTATCCTCTCGACCGGGCGATGGAAGCAGCCTTCGAGGACGCTAAGAAAGTGGTTTTCGAAATCGACCTGGAGAGCGCGGGCGCCGGCGAGAAAGAGCAGCTCATGGTTTTGAAGGGCGTGTATGCGGATGGCACGACGCTCAAGGATCATGTAGCGCCGAGCACTTACGCGCTGGCCGAGAAGCAGTTGAAGGCGTTGGGCTTGGACATTCAAATCTTCAATCAGTTCGAGCCGTGGCTCACGGCGCTCACGGTACTGGGGTTGAAGCTCCAGGCCATGGGCTTCGATCCCGGCCAGGGCGTCGACCGATATTTTTTCCGCAAGGCGAAAAAAGAGCGGAAAGAGACCCATGGCTTCGAGACGCTCGAATATCAATTGGGCCTGTTCGACGGATTGCCGGAGCGCGTGCAGGAGGCTCTGTTGCTGCAAAGTCTCGGCGAGGCCGATCTGACCGAAGCGGCGGTGGACGCGGTCGTCAAGGCCTGGGCTTCCGGCGACTTGAAGACGCTGGACGCGCTTCTGTTGCAGGGCATGAGAGACTATCCGGATCTCTATCGGACTTTGATCGTAGACCGTAACCGAGCCTGGCTTCCCAAGATCGAGTCCTATCTGTCTCACAACGAGAACTACCTCGTGGTCGTCGGCGCCGCCCATCTGGCGGGAAAGGACGGCCTGATCGAGATGCTCAAAGCCAAGGGTTATGCGGTAGAGCAATGACGGTCGAGATCGCCTCCGGTGTATTTTGACCGGGATCCGAACTGCATATGGCGAAGGTAAGCTTTTCTCGCAAGCTTCGCATACTCCGCGCCGGCGTCTCGTTGAAGTGCCCGCGCTGCCGCGGCGGCGGACTGTTCGACGGATGGTTTCACATGTTTACGGAATGCTCCCGCTGCGGGCTTAAATTCGAGCGCGAGCAGGGATTTTTCGTGGGCGCGATATACGTCAACTACGCGGTCACGGTTTTGATCGCTCTTCCCGGTTTTTTTCTCCTGGACTACTACGCGGAGGTTTCTCTCCGGCAGCAGCTTATTCTATGGGGCGCGTTCGCAACGGTTTTCCCCATACTGTTTTTCCGGCACTCGAGAAGCCTGTGGCTCAGCGTGGCTTATCTGTTCGACCCCGACGACGAGACTCGGCTCCGGTTGGTGCCAAAGTAGGCGGCTTCATGAACAGCGCGAATATCGGGCCGCGCGAGAGCTGCAAGCGTCTGCGATTTTGTCTAGTCATGATGGGGGCGGGAGTCGGTTTGGCGGCGGCGCTCGGCGCGCTTCACGCCGATCGCCTCTGGCGGCTGCTGCTTTTTCTTCCGTTTTGGCTGGCCGCGCTGGGCTGGCTTCAAGCGCGGGAGAAGACTTGAGTCGTCCTGGCGAAGCGCGGTGCGCGCAACCTGGACGCGGGGGAAGAGAAGATAGAAGATGAGGATCTGACGGCGGGTCTGCGCAAAAAAGCCGTGGGAATTCGCGCGCGGGCTTTGCTCGCGGCGGCCTTGCTTACGCTGCTCTTCTTTGTCGCAGTTCCTTGATCTCTTGTCTCCGGCGCTGTTTTGTTGTTCGATATTTCGGTGAATGACCTTTCGGGAGGTGAGGCATGAGCGAACTAGCGGCCAAGGAATGTGTGCCCTGTCGCGGCGGCGTGCCGCCGCTGAAAGGCAAAGAAATCACCGCTTTGCAGGAAAAGCTCG
This region includes:
- a CDS encoding SDR family oxidoreductase, producing MKLKDKVALVTGAGRGIGKAVALDYAREGAKLAICARTEPELAQSAKEIEAIGAECLAVTCDVSAEESVGKLIDAVEKRFGRIDVLINNAGVMTRPAPVTDLEVRKWDYTIAVNLRGPFLATRAVLPIMTRQKGGSIINVSSSIGRGAYANFAAYAASKWGLEGFTQTVAAEVRGRNIRVNSVEPGYVATKLTGYSGGSPESVTGVFVFLGSEESKNITGRMLSSSGWKSELKK
- a CDS encoding DUF983 domain-containing protein → MAKVSFSRKLRILRAGVSLKCPRCRGGGLFDGWFHMFTECSRCGLKFEREQGFFVGAIYVNYAVTVLIALPGFFLLDYYAEVSLRQQLILWGAFATVFPILFFRHSRSLWLSVAYLFDPDDETRLRLVPK
- a CDS encoding TraB/GumN family protein yields the protein MTPNRLRRVVIGLAIFFAYTSAVHFPFQIHSHAAENRPLWKVRAKNNVVYLLGSIHYLKRQNYPLDRAMEAAFEDAKKVVFEIDLESAGAGEKEQLMVLKGVYADGTTLKDHVAPSTYALAEKQLKALGLDIQIFNQFEPWLTALTVLGLKLQAMGFDPGQGVDRYFFRKAKKERKETHGFETLEYQLGLFDGLPERVQEALLLQSLGEADLTEAAVDAVVKAWASGDLKTLDALLLQGMRDYPDLYRTLIVDRNRAWLPKIESYLSHNENYLVVVGAAHLAGKDGLIEMLKAKGYAVEQ